A stretch of DNA from Malus sylvestris chromosome 9, drMalSylv7.2, whole genome shotgun sequence:
AATGATCCATGggaaaaatacagaaaatgaTTTGCAGCAAACCTTAGCGTGTTCTAGCTCTTCCAAGAGCAAAACTCCAGCTCCTTCTCCAATGACAAATCCATCGCGATTCTTTTCAAATagcaaataaaatttcaagttAGGGATGAGGGATACGAAAATCCTAGTTTGAGGCTGAGAGAAGATGCATTACAATATCCCAAGGGCATGAAGCTTTGGTCGGTTCACTATTCCTTTGAGACAGCGCCTTGCACGCCAAAAACCCTCCCAAGCCTGCACTTTAATGATCCATGAAACTCGAGTAAGTTCACACGCTGCAGGGATTGTAAACTGAATTACGATATGGAGAATGACAAGTAGTACACCTATGGGGATAATAGCTGCTTCGGATCCACCACAAAGCATCAGGTCCTGCAAATTTCAGCAAGTTTTGGTAAGAGCATTCAGTTAAATGATCCAAAAGTGCACATTGTATATTATGTCTGTCTAAAAGCTGGTGAAAACTTACGGTTTCACCTCGCGAAATATGATATGCAGCATTCAGCATACAAAAGTTACTTGTTGCACAAGCTGTAGATATTGAGTAGTTAGGGCCCATCCAACCCTGCCATTCGACAACTTAGATATGGCTACAAGGTTTCAAAAACCTATCCGGAGATTCTAACACTTCCTCTAAACTTACCAAATCCATTGCTAGCATGGCAGAACCCATGTTAGTTGTCGAGAAAGGTATACAGAATGGATTCATCTTCTTGTACGAAATCCTCAATGCTTCTATTCCGTCATTAAAAACCTGACAGAGTTTATCATAAGTAGGTAACAAGTAGAAGATACATAACCTAGTTCTTGAACCCTTTGAAGTAACTAGATACTGCACACGAAAATAAATTTCGTGCTGTATTCCACATCGTGCCTCAAGGCTCGAGCGATAGTCAAAACTGAAATTTTCTAGTCTATCTGAATTTGTAGCTAATTTGTATATAAAGCTTAACTTACTTTCATGCCTCCGAGTGCAGAGCCAATTATGACTCCACATCTACTTTTATCTAAATTTCTGTTAACTTCTTCTGTGACCCCGCTATCTGCCAATGCCTTTTTCCCGGCAGTGATCAAGTAAAGCATAAATTTGTCTGCCCTCTTAGCGATCTTCGGTGAGACCCATCCATCTGTTAAGAAACTCTTTATTTCTCCAGCAATTCTCTGTTGTAAAAGGAAAACTAGAGTCAACAAATGTAGATACAATGCAACAGAATGAAACTGAGGCAAAGAAAACCTACTGTCGGAAATTGCGCGCAGTCAAAAGTCTCTATCTTACTTATGCCACTGATACCTTCAAGAAGACTGTTGTAGAAGACATCTGGATCATGCCCGAGAGGGGTTACCACACCCAATCCCGTAACAACAACCCGCCTTTGTTTCGTTAgaagttttttatttgttgtgaCTTCCTCTGCATTTTGCACTGGCATAGCGATAGCTTTGCCTAACAACATGTTCAAATTGGCAGATCAAAACCAACAAGAGTTATCAGGCCTTTTAGGTACTTAGAGAAGCAACAAGGATTAAGTTGAACTACAAGGAAATCCATGACAATCAAACAAAATAGTCACTTTCTGAAACGAATGTATAATTTACCAGAGTGAACAACCCCATTCATGTGCATTCGCCTTCCAGTCCTCGACATGGTTTTTGATCCAAAGAAGGCCAAAGAGTCATACATTACTTTGAAATTGTAATATTTGTCACACGGCTCAAAATCTAGGCAAGAGCTCAAATTGCTAGCAGAATCAACACCGACGCCATAGCTGCATTTCAAAATGAGTTTCTTTCTCCGAGCCTGCTGAAACTTTCTCTTAGGAGACTGAAACATAGAGGACCTCATAGGGTGGTCTTTTTCATGTGCAGAAGATAAGCAAGCAGAAGGTATCCGCGCAGAAGGCGAAGCCATTGAAGACAATGAGAAAATTCACAGAGACAAAACCAACAAGTTCCCCGGATGGAAAATCTAAAAAAGGGTCGCAatatataagaaaaataaaattgagaagCCAAATCAAGCATGCGTAGAGAACCAAAAACCCTCTATAAACCCTATATTATAATCCTGGAACTGAGAAGACCATTTAAATAAGGGAAGTTAGATGTTTGAACTGTCTAGCCAAAATGTTTTAACTTCCCTCCTCACACAAATTCTCTCTTCCTAAAAATTAGCAACTTTGGTGCCCTCATGAAGAAAAGGCAGGCATATGCAGTGCCCCAAACAAGGAGACTAGTGATAACACTTCTTAAAACGGGTACGTGAATGGCTTGAGATACTGCCGCAGTAATATCTCAGTTGCAGGTAAGTTTCTTTCCCACACAAAAAATTTCCGGCATAACACTCGACAAAGAATTTCAAACAACTCCACCTCTATCCCCATACCCTAGAAACTAAAATTGATTGGGAAGACTTACTAGTTGGTTTGGCTTCTGCTTAACAAAAACGCAGTGCTACTGCTACATCAGCATCTGCAAAATTAAGCCTGCCAAAAGCAGCACGCTGGCTGTTTCGCAATTTACTGCAGTGAAGCAACGGATAGAATGTCAAGGATTGCATATTTTATAGTTCttgaccccccccccccccaagtaTTTATTTATTGACTTAAAAAGGATGCCTAAAAGATATTCTACGGCATTCTGAATATTCCTGCAGGCACATCATTTTCTAGAGTTTATAAACCGGCATTCCGTCAATATATCGTAAACTTGTAGCACACTCTAACCCGCCCCCTCCTCCCCCCTCCCCTGTGTGTTGACAAAAGCACTACTCGTGACGTGCCCATGTTTTATCAAAGAGAATATTTGTGTCGAAAAACAAAGACGTCATATTTGTCGTCATGAGCACAAGTAtcaacaccaaaaaaaaaaaatatcgagCTAAACCTACTCCTAACAAGTTGCTGCCTTTTCATCCCCTGTAACATAGGAGGCTTGGGGATCAAGTCAGATGAAGTCAGATGAAGTACAAAACCTAGCTAGAGCTTGGAAATATTCTTATTTAGGGATTCAGCTTGCCGGTTTCGGAATTAAGACAAGGAATGACGAATATGAGAAAAATGGCCTCTGTTTCGTAAAATTTGTGAAAAATGTCAATTGATCCGTAGGCGGGGACGAACGCCACGACGATCGAGATCATTGCTCTGCTTCGACGGAGCTTTTAACGCGACCCCAAGCCAGGCAGGGTTACCcaaatttaagcatatcaataagctgaggaaaaaaaacttataaggattcccctagtaacaGCAAGCGAACCGAAAATAGCCCAACTTGAGAATCAGACGTGTCACATTTATACCGTGATTAATGCAACCCCGAATATGACCGGACGACTTTTACAATTAATTTGAGTTTAGCTTTCGAAACATATCTGTAAGGTTGATCAAACATGTCACATAATTAGGTGCCTGATCAAAAAATTTATCGTGGGCTTGGGCCCCTTCCTCAATATCTAGTAAAAGAAAAGGCTTGTGAGTctgtaaatttcaaaatttaaattgtttttaccGTTAGATGATTCCAACGGTCGTATAAAACATCCCTCTTTGAGGTGTGTGCAGCGTGGTCTCAGAATTGAGAATTCCCCTTTTTATAATCGTCAATTTCCCACCTTTCCGCCCAAACCTTTAGCTCAAAAGAACCCTTTCTGGTGTTTCAGCAATAAACCAAGATAACCCATCAATGGCTGCCCCTGAGCAATCCAAAAATCGTCGATACGAAGAAAAAGATGAAGACTTGTGGGAAATCGGAGAGTCCGAGTCCGACCCAGAATACGATTCGGATGAGTCAATGAAGGACCCGACTTACAGCATTCTCGAAGAAACCCACGCCAAATTCTCAAATCTCTCGATCAAGGGTAAATCAAAGGCTCGGTTAGTGTCTGGTTTACCTGAAAGAAATCTATGTTAATGGGTTCTTCCATTTgtctttaaattttgaattagtCTATGATTAATGTGTGATTAAGGGTTGGAATTGAAATGGGTATTGTTCGATTTGCAGAATTGTTAAGGATAATGATGTCGGTAGTGAAGCAGAAGTTGATGGACAGGAGGTGGTTGTGCCTGAGCTGGACGAGAAGGATagacaaagctttgaaaatgtTCAAAAGATTATTGAAGGTTAGCCCAGAAATTTAAGTACCAATGTGGTTCTGTGAATTGTGGGCTAATTTAGGTCAATAAGATGTCAATTTGGCCCAATCGATTGCGAAAATGCACAAATGTGGTCGTTGTCAGTTTTGATAAGTTTGGTTTCTGTTCTTCTCAAAATAAGTTTGGTTTCTGTGTGATTGTTTGGTGGCAGCTAGACAGATTGAGAAACTGAAAGTGGAGCAATGTAAGCTGTACCTTAGGAAGAACGGGTTGAGACTCACCGGAAATAAAGACACGCTTATTCTGCGCATTAAGGAGCATTTAGAGTAATTTCAGCCACTTTGGTAGCTTTTGGAGATCTGAGTTTTTTTTCTCCCCATTTCTGAAGTTTGCTTGTGTTTTTGCAGGATTTTGAATGGTGGGGGTGAGAAGAAGTACCCGGCATCtacctttgttttgaattgtaAAGGTATATAATTGATAAGTTTATGGCATATTGTTATTACCATCATTATTATCTTTGGTCCAAAGGCCATGTGTCAAAACAAGGATTGTTCCCTGCTGCCCGAAAATCCTAAGGTCATCTTTTCAATGATATCATTCATTCTGTATGTTGAATTTGCTTTCACTGAGAGGGGTGTACTGAACATTTTTCATTCCTCTATGTTTAACAACTGAAGAGTAATGTGACCATGTCCAGGGGATGCATGCACTGGTGATGTCGTCATGTTTGAACAACATGTTTATGAAATGTAAGCCGTTGTTTGTATTTGTGttcttttgtttccttttacaATTGGAGATAAACTGGAACAGCATTTGCTCTTTGTTTAAAAATGGGAACTGTTGGAATATGATCGAAGTATTTTCTAGTTGATTTGAAGCGGCCTGAACTATTATCTTTCTCATTAAGACAGGGAATTAGGATGAAGTGAATGTTCATTATCTGTGCTGCTATTCTCTATTCCACTAGCCGCACAAATTGTTACCGTGTGCATTGGTATTCTATTCTTAATCTTTTCTTATTTTGCAGGTTTGACATAGCATCGCGGAGTGGAAAAGGCCCTCCATGTGGAACAAGGATTGTTGCAGGTAGGATTGTGAAAGAAAGCTATGGAGCTGCTAAACAGCAGCACACCTTTACAGTGAGTCAAAGTATCTTATGATTTTTGTTAACGAGGTGCATATGTATTTTTAGATTGAAATAGAGCTTGCATGAAATTAGAGTGGATGGAAAGTAATAAGCACCAGATTTTTAGCTGACTCCAGATTCGTAGCTAGACACCTAGAACTCAATAAGCAAGttcttattttcatatgctaaaAGTGCTGTTTTTGTAAATGCTGAGCAGATTGAAGTACTCTGGAGCAAAGGGGAGAAACCACTTCCTCCACTCCATCCCCTCCTAATTAAGGGCCGGAACCTGTACCGGTTGAAAACTTTGAGACAGGTCTGCTCTAAGCAACTTCTGTTCCTTTGTCATCGTTGTCATTGGTAACCATTTTTAAGATAATTAAATCTTGCTGTCAACTGTAGAAATGGGAAGATGAAGGGGAGAGGCAGAAAGTCTTGATGGAAAAGCACTCTAGGGGATCTCTTGCTAGGTCTGACAGGGAAGCACGGGTCCAAGAGAAGGAAATGAGGAAAGTGCTCAAGACAAATCGGTATTAGATCTGATTGCACTAGAAACTAGTTTTTATGTCTGTATTTACTAATTTGTCCCACTTCACTCATCCGTGTTGTCGTTTCTGCACTTCAGGGTTTCAAGAAAGGGAGGACCGAAAAAGAACGAGTCTCAGTTGAACTCAACCTCGGTGCTGAAATCATCTCATCAACCTCAACAATCTGTTTCATTTGTTAACTCAGCAAACCTACATCAACCAGTTGGTATATCAGTTGGTTCAGGAAACATGAAAGCGGGAGCTCAGCAGTTGGGATTGTTTTCTCATTCATCAAAACCAGCAACTCAACCTCACCAATCAGAATCTACTGCCTATTCACAAAAACCAGCCCCAGGACCTCCAGCTATAAGCTCGGGCTTTTTTGTTGATTCCAGAAAAGTGACATTTCAGCCTCAACTGAGAAGGAACACTACAATGCAAGATAGGTATTTCAACCAAGCTTCTCAGAACTTGGATACGAGTACAAATCCAAACAACATACAAAGAGTGTATAATAGAACCGGAGAGGCTCTGGTTAACATCTATGACAACAAATCCAATGCTCATACTGTCCAAGGAATTTCATTCCAGGGTCATCAAAGACAGCCGTTGGCAAGTGTAAACCACTTCCTTCCCACGAGTCCGCGAGGGCAAAAGCTGATGTGCCGACATTATGCTCAGGGTCGATGTTACTATGGAGAAAGACGCAAGTTTTctcatgaaaatgaagtgaggGAAGAGAGGTGGTCCCAGCAGCAAAGTTACTACGGAGAGAGATGCAAGTTTTctcatgaaaatgaagtgaggGAAGAGAGGTGGTCCCAGCTGCAAAGTTACTACGGAGAGAGATGCAAGTTTTctcatgaaaatgaagtgaggGAAGAGAGGTGGTCTCAGCAGCAAAGTTACTACGGAGAGAGATGCAAGTTTTctcatgaaaatgaagtgaggGAAGAGAGGTGGTCTCCGCAGCAAAGTTACTACGGAGAGAGATGCAAGTTTTctcatgaaaatgaagtgaggGAAGAGAGGTGGTCTCCGCAGCAAAGTTACTACGGAGAGAGATGCAAGTTTTctcatgaaaatgaagtgaggGAAGAGAGGTGGCCTCCGCAGCAAAGGAATTTTGAGTTATCATGGAGACAGCGGCAAATTTTccatgaaaatgaagtgaggGAAGAGAGGTGGTCTCCGCAGCAAAGTTACTACGGAAAGAGATGCAAGTTTTctcatgaaaatgaagtgaggGAAGAGAGGTGGCCTCCGCAGCAAAGGAATTTTGAGTTATCATGGAGACAGCGGCAAATTTTCCAATGAAATGAGAGAGAATTACAGGTGCCTCACGTGCAAAGGTGGTTTTAGAGGAAGCAATAGCGGTTCTGGAGGAACATAGTGATTGAATGAACATGAGAAATCTAGCTCAACTAGTTCAATTTTGTTGATATTATTTTGTTTCTCTGTGACTGGTGAACAACGTTTTGGTGAAGCTCAGTAGCTTCCGAGATATGTGGTTCCCGCTATTTTGCTGCAATTGAAACAGCTCTTTTCGTTGTTCCTTGTTATACTAACCGTGAAGTCTCCTGTTGAAGCTTTTAGTTGTGCACCATCTTTTAGATACAAGTATCAAATACCATATGCTTTGATTTTTTCATAAGCATCAAAATATCTCAAGGGATTCTTTTGCCTACTGCAACTGCATCTGATCACAGTTCCCACTCGAAGTTTGCTTGCTGGAGCTGCTGCACCTAGTAACAACTCAAACCACTCTATTGCTCAAGACGGTTAACGGTCTGTCAAGTAGGAATCACTTCCGCTCGCAAGGGCTTTTGGTGGAAGTGCTTTTGCTAGaagcacaaaaaaattaaatatcacAGTTCTGTTGCAAAATCATGTCCCATTTCTTATTTGAAACATTGTTGAAAGCGCTTCATTAttcaaaaaatggaaaaatagaAAGTAAACCCTAAAGCCAACATGTCTGGGCCCCACATATATAATTTTACCtaataattttcttaaaaaGGGACAAAATGATCAGATATTCGCTCAGTCCCAAAAACAGAACTAGTCGATCAAGCACGGTTCTCCGTTTCTCTCATCCAAAATTCAGCAAAGAATTTAACCAGCAACAAATCAGGGTTTTGCAAATTTCAACTCACAGGTTAGTCTGTGTTGGTTTGAGTGGATGGATCATCATGCTTTCTTTGTCTAATGGATTTCAAGCAGCTCTCTTAATTGTTTTAGTGCTAATTCTGAAGTTTCATGCTGTTCTGCATATATTTTTGAGGCAGGAAAATCTAAAATTCAGGAGTTTCTGAATATTTGACATTTTAGGATTGTTTTAGCGTAATATGTTTCATCAAACAATGAGATTCCAAGTGAATATACGTTTTTGTAGTTGTCAGTGATTATATGGTGGATTGCTCGAAATCTAGGAGttgtaaatgtttatgtttcCAGGATAAATGGCATCCGAACCCGTCAATGTGAATGAGTACCAAGAATTGGCTAGGCAAGCCCTTCCGAAAATGTACTATGATTTTCACACTGGGGGAGCTGAGGACCAGCACACGCTAAAAGAGAACGTTGAAGCATTTCGCAGAATCACGTAAATGTTTAGTTCTACTGCTGCTAAATGCTCGAAAATATGGTATAATTACATGAGTGATACCTGTGTCTTTGTTCCAGGTTGCGGCCTAGAATTCTCGTTGATGTTAGCAGAATAGATATGTCAACTACCGTATTGGGTTACAAAATTTCAGCGCCTATAATGCTTGCTCCTACTTCTATGCATCAGTTAGCTCACCCCGAAGGTCTAAAATCTAAACTGCCTTCCAAAGAGTTCTCCGTTGAGATTGGTTTAGGATACTAATTTCTACCAGCTCTTTTATATCGAATACAGGAGAGGTTGCCACTGCTAGAGCAGCAGCTGCATGTAACACCATAATGGTATTCTATGAGTTACGACATGCATTGAGCGAATATGCGTTGTTTGGTATATAAATTGTAGTATTTTTCGTTGTAGATTTTGTCCAGTATATCTAGCTGCACTGTGGAGGAGGTTGCTTCCAGCTGCAATTCTGTTCGGTTCTTTCAACTATATGTATTTTTTCACTCTTCAgctcaattttgttttacagtaatatttctttttatttccttcatttttaaGTCTCTATCCTGCCTATCAGATCTCAAGCTGTCAAACGGTACCCTTTGTTTGAACAGGTTTTCAAGAGGCGAGATATATCAGCTCAGATAGTTCGCAGAGCTGAAGAAAATGGATACAAGGCTATTGTCCTAACGGTTGATGCTCCCAGACCTGGTCGAAGAGAGGCAGACATAAAGAATAAGTTTGTCAACCcccatttttttctttgattgttATTTCTCCATGCTTTGTAATTTGTTGCTTTTAAAGTATGATTGGAAAGGGAACTTTTCTGTATAATATATCATGTCGAATGTTGTTCTGTTAAATCTTATGTGGTACATCGAATTATATCTTGTGCATCTCGATTGAAACATGATTGTGACAACTGCTGCAGAATGGTAGCACCTCAATTGAGGAATTTCGAAGGCCTTATATCAACCAAAGTAGACACTGTGAGTGAAATAGTTAAATCCTGAACACCTTAGTCCAAATGTGCAATGTTTCTCAGCTGTATCATCCAAGTGAAAGGTTCGTTTTCTCCACACGCATGACACTTTTTCTGCAGGATAAGGGGTCGAACTTGGAAGCTTTTGCCAAAGGGGCCTATGATGCTTCTCTGTGCTGGGAGGTATAAATCAGTAGACTCGTCTGATTGCGTTTTCATATGCTTGTAGACAATCTGTTAGAGAACTTATTATGTGCCGATGTGCTAGGTGGTTTCCTTCTTCTTGAATGCTTAGTTATTGCGTTGTTGGCGTGTGCAGGACATAGGATGGCTGAAATCTATCACAAACTTGCCAATTCTAATCAAGGGGGTACTCACTCATGAAGATGGTAACTGATGATCAAGGCTCCATATTTTGATATCTTACCTTCTGTACATATAAAACTCAAACCGAAAGATCTAGAAGATGTTTTCTAATTCTTCACGAATCCAAAACAGGGCGTGCTTTTTGTTACTCAAACAACCCCATGTTTGAGATACATTGGTTCGATTGTTTAAGTTGACGTACCCCCAATTATCCCTTCTGAATGCCTGTTGTTTTACCATATTTCAGCAAGAAAGGCTGTGGAAGTAGGTGTTGCTGGCATTGTTGTCTCGAACCATGGAGCCCGCCAACTCGATTATACTCCCTCCACTATTTCTATCCTggaagaggtgcaactctatctCTACTTCATCATTTTTTTCTGGCGTAACTTGTTAAGACACGAAAATGGTGTAACTTCCACATTAGAAAcgtgcaaattttttttttgctgttacAAGCTGACTCGAAAACTTCGTAAGAATGTTCAATCACCATATTCTATCCATAATGTATTCAGGTGGTTCATGCTGTTGGAGGAAAAGTTCCTATTCTTTTCGATGGAGGAGTACGCCGAGGAACAGACGTGTTCAAGGCGTTAGCTCTTGGTGCACAAGCTGTCCTTGTAAGAATCATATCCACCACATTGCTTATCAATCTCCTCATATGTTTCCTTAAACTGCTTCTACTATTGTGGCTTTTCTCATTGATCAATGCACATCTTACTGAAGGTGGGAAGGCCTGTTGTCTACGGCCTTGCAGCAGACGGAGAACGGGGAGTGAGGCGGGTGATTGAAATGCTGAAGAACGAGTTTGAGCTCACAATGGCCCTTTCTGGCTGTCCTAGCATCAGGGATATCACCAGGAGCCATGTGAAAACAGAAAGTGATAAACTCCATTCAATGCTCTAATTTAATGTACCGAAAGTGATTTCCGCACACCTATTTTCTTTTCCTCAACGCCCCTATGTATTTCCCTCCTctggattgaataaatcaaaagtGTGCCGAAggagaaaataatattatgcAGAGACGTGGATGGAGTGAAATCATCAGTAAACTGCAGATTCTAAAACTAGCTGTCGTAATTTAACTTTCTTAAAGACAAGACTCGTATGAAAAAACTCCACTTCTATTCGATTTTCTTTAGCTTTGGTCTCatttgtttatattatttttctcctTCTCATTCGTTTATATGATTGATTGCTTTACGTATAAGTTAACTTAAATCGTTTGGTTTCTAGTCTCATATTGGTTAATCGCTTCGATGTTAGATTTTATCAAACCGTGGCAACGTACCAAATCTCTGAGGAGCAGTTTATACCTAAATAATCAATCATAACAATAAATGGTATCAAGttagaagaaaaattgaaaagtaaatttttttcaatttaaaccATGATGTCAATGCATAGAGAATTTTAGGTCAATTTACCATCCAAGTTGCTttcaccatttaattgcatttcAAGAGTCATTATCTTTAGATGtagccaaaaaagaaaaaacaaatcttCTTTACACATGACGGTGTGACGTCATTTTACATACAAACGTTATAATTCGAACTGTTTATTCATTTATAGATGATCTTTACATGATGGCAAAAAGAATGACTGATTCCGTATATAACGTTTGTACAATGAAACGAGGTTACGTTGTCGTGTAAAAAAAATGTATCTTCACACGCAGACTGTTATCCTTAAAATATCAAGAGTGGCCACTAGCGAAAAGAAAAGTTCACTTTTGAACAAAAATTGGCCAAACACGCATTTCATGATTCTATGCTCTTCCACTTTCTCAGGCCCCATTCAGCAACTAAGTTTCCAACTCTCAAATAAGTTTCATCAGTTCATACTGCACTGCGATTACTATACAGGGGGAGCTGAGGACGAGCACATGCTACAGGAGAACGTTGAAGCATTTTGCAGAATCATGTAAACTGCCTGCTGATGTTTACTGTAAAGTAGTGCAGAATAATATTACGCGACCGACTGATTCGTGTGTTTTGTTCCGGGTCGCGGCCTAGATTTTTTGTCGAAGTTAGCTGAATATACATGTCAAATATTGTGTTGGGGTACAAAATCTCGGCGCCGATAATGATTGCTCATACTACAAGGCAGCAGCCAGCTCACCCCGAAGATCTAAAATCTATATACCGCCTTTCAAGAGTTCTCTGTTGAGATTGGGTTAGGACACTAAT
This window harbors:
- the LOC126634100 gene encoding zinc finger CCCH domain-containing protein 62-like isoform X3, with translation MAAPEQSKNRRYEEKDEDLWEIGESESDPEYDSDESMKDPTYSILEETHAKFSNLSIKGKSKARIVKDNDVGSEAEVDGQEVVVPELDEKDRQSFENVQKIIEARQIEKLKVEQCKLYLRKNGLRLTGNKDTLILRIKEHLEILNGGGEKKYPASTFVLNCKGDACTGDVVMFEQHVYEMFDIASRSGKGPPCGTRIVAGRIVKESYGAAKQQHTFTIEVLWSKGEKPLPPLHPLLIKGRNLYRLKTLRQKWEDEGERQKVLMEKHSRGSLARSDREARVQEKEMRKVLKTNRVSRKGGPKKNESQLNSTSVLKSSHQPQQSVSFVNSANLHQPVGISVGSGNMKAGAQQLGLFSHSSKPATQPHQSESTAYSQKPAPGPPAISSGFFVDSRKVTFQPQLRRNTTMQDRYFNQASQNLDTSTNPNNIQRVYNRTGEALVNIYDNKSNAHTVQGISFQGHQRQPLASVNHFLPTSPRGQKLMCRHYAQGRCYYGERRKFSHENEVREERWSQQQSYYGERCKFSHENEVREERWSQLQSYYGERCKFSHENEVREERWSQQQSYYGERCKFSHENEVREERWSPQQSYYGERCKFSHENEVREERWPPQQRNFELSWRQRQIFHENEVREERWSPQQSYYGKRCKFSHENEVREERWPPQQRNFELSWRQRQIFQ
- the LOC126634100 gene encoding zinc finger CCCH domain-containing protein 62-like isoform X10; this encodes MAAPEQSKNRRYEEKDEDLWEIGESESDPEYDSDESMKDPTYSILEETHAKFSNLSIKGKSKARIVKDNDVGSEAEVDGQEVVVPELDEKDRQSFENVQKIIEARQIEKLKVEQCKLYLRKNGLRLTGNKDTLILRIKEHLEILNGGGEKKYPASTFVLNCKGDACTGDVVMFEQHVYEMFDIASRSGKGPPCGTRIVAGRIVKESYGAAKQQHTFTIEVLWSKGEKPLPPLHPLLIKGRNLYRLKTLRQKWEDEGERQKVLMEKHSRGSLARSDREARVQEKEMRKVLKTNRVSRKGGPKKNESQLNSTSVLKSSHQPQQSVSFVNSANLHQPVGISVGSGNMKAGAQQLGLFSHSSKPATQPHQSESTAYSQKPAPGPPAISSGFFVDSRKVTFQPQLRRNTTMQDRYFNQASQNLDTSTNPNNIQRVYNRTGEALVNIYDNKSNAHTVQGISFQGHQRQPLASVNHFLPTSPRGQKLMCRHYAQGRCYYGERRKFSHENEVREERWSQQQSYYGERCKFSHENEVREERWSQLQSYYGERCKFSHENEVREERWSQQQSYYGERCKFSHENEVREERWPPQQRNFELSWRQRQIFQ
- the LOC126634100 gene encoding zinc finger CCCH domain-containing protein 62-like isoform X1, whose protein sequence is MAAPEQSKNRRYEEKDEDLWEIGESESDPEYDSDESMKDPTYSILEETHAKFSNLSIKGKSKARIVKDNDVGSEAEVDGQEVVVPELDEKDRQSFENVQKIIEARQIEKLKVEQCKLYLRKNGLRLTGNKDTLILRIKEHLEILNGGGEKKYPASTFVLNCKGDACTGDVVMFEQHVYEMFDIASRSGKGPPCGTRIVAGRIVKESYGAAKQQHTFTIEVLWSKGEKPLPPLHPLLIKGRNLYRLKTLRQKWEDEGERQKVLMEKHSRGSLARSDREARVQEKEMRKVLKTNRVSRKGGPKKNESQLNSTSVLKSSHQPQQSVSFVNSANLHQPVGISVGSGNMKAGAQQLGLFSHSSKPATQPHQSESTAYSQKPAPGPPAISSGFFVDSRKVTFQPQLRRNTTMQDRYFNQASQNLDTSTNPNNIQRVYNRTGEALVNIYDNKSNAHTVQGISFQGHQRQPLASVNHFLPTSPRGQKLMCRHYAQGRCYYGERRKFSHENEVREERWSQQQSYYGERCKFSHENEVREERWSQLQSYYGERCKFSHENEVREERWSQQQSYYGERCKFSHENEVREERWSPQQSYYGERCKFSHENEVREERWSPQQSYYGERCKFSHENEVREERWPPQQRNFELSWRQRQIFHENEVREERWSPQQSYYGKRCKFSHENEVREERWPPQQRNFELSWRQRQIFQ
- the LOC126634100 gene encoding zinc finger CCCH domain-containing protein 62-like isoform X4, with product MAAPEQSKNRRYEEKDEDLWEIGESESDPEYDSDESMKDPTYSILEETHAKFSNLSIKGKSKARIVKDNDVGSEAEVDGQEVVVPELDEKDRQSFENVQKIIEARQIEKLKVEQCKLYLRKNGLRLTGNKDTLILRIKEHLEILNGGGEKKYPASTFVLNCKGDACTGDVVMFEQHVYEMFDIASRSGKGPPCGTRIVAGRIVKESYGAAKQQHTFTIEVLWSKGEKPLPPLHPLLIKGRNLYRLKTLRQKWEDEGERQKVLMEKHSRGSLARSDREARVQEKEMRKVLKTNRVSRKGGPKKNESQLNSTSVLKSSHQPQQSVSFVNSANLHQPVGISVGSGNMKAGAQQLGLFSHSSKPATQPHQSESTAYSQKPAPGPPAISSGFFVDSRKVTFQPQLRRNTTMQDRYFNQASQNLDTSTNPNNIQRVYNRTGEALVNIYDNKSNAHTVQGISFQGHQRQPLASVNHFLPTSPRGQKLMCRHYAQGRCYYGERRKFSHENEVREERWSQQQSYYGERCKFSHENEVREERWSQLQSYYGERCKFSHENEVREERWSQQQSYYGERCKFSHENEVREERWSPQQSYYGERCKFSHENEVREERWSPQQSYYGERCKFSHENEVREERWSPQQSYYGKRCKFSHENEVREERWPPQQRNFELSWRQRQIFQ
- the LOC126634100 gene encoding zinc finger CCCH domain-containing protein 62-like isoform X2; the protein is MAAPEQSKNRRYEEKDEDLWEIGESESDPEYDSDESMKDPTYSILEETHAKFSNLSIKGKSKARIVKDNDVGSEAEVDGQEVVVPELDEKDRQSFENVQKIIEARQIEKLKVEQCKLYLRKNGLRLTGNKDTLILRIKEHLEILNGGGEKKYPASTFVLNCKGDACTGDVVMFEQHVYEMFDIASRSGKGPPCGTRIVAGRIVKESYGAAKQQHTFTIEVLWSKGEKPLPPLHPLLIKGRNLYRLKTLRQKWEDEGERQKVLMEKHSRGSLARSDREARVQEKEMRKVLKTNRVSRKGGPKKNESQLNSTSVLKSSHQPQQSVSFVNSANLHQPVGISVGSGNMKAGAQQLGLFSHSSKPATQPHQSESTAYSQKPAPGPPAISSGFFVDSRKVTFQPQLRRNTTMQDRYFNQASQNLDTSTNPNNIQRVYNRTGEALVNIYDNKSNAHTVQGISFQGHQRQPLASVNHFLPTSPRGQKLMCRHYAQGRCYYGERRKFSHENEVREERWSQQQSYYGERCKFSHENEVREERWSQQQSYYGERCKFSHENEVREERWSPQQSYYGERCKFSHENEVREERWSPQQSYYGERCKFSHENEVREERWPPQQRNFELSWRQRQIFHENEVREERWSPQQSYYGKRCKFSHENEVREERWPPQQRNFELSWRQRQIFQ